From one Eucalyptus grandis isolate ANBG69807.140 chromosome 9, ASM1654582v1, whole genome shotgun sequence genomic stretch:
- the LOC104420414 gene encoding UPF0481 protein At3g47200 isoform X1 encodes MAAVASGLPKVQQEPSEALRIVVDNNGAVNVPKDEPRVSSSECVVSMEKQLEQHRQDDREASWAKLSIYRIPDYLKDGNKKAYVPHIVSLGPYHHGKDHLPNMDQHKWRCLRRILERSHHKIGLYIDSVKKVEQRARSCYDGKISMSSGSFVQMMVLDGCFVIELLQGVAEGFEKLGYPSNDPVFSKWGSMLKIQIQRDMILLENQIPLFILARLLGLQLGNPDQEGRVGRLVLKFFNPIGSERVEFDASPGQCGLHCLEVLWQSFLPSGLTRARTTEWQLYQHELIPCLTELMEAGIKFRCVFTKKLGDIRFNIKYGTLEIPYINIHQGTRSVFLNLIAFEQSHFDCREYITSYVMFMHNLINSSEDVRYLCKHGIIEHCLGSDAEVADLFNLLCQEMALDSKDSNLHNVSIMVNDYRKWKHFSLRTSWRASMAQKWNAWRAILENKPSMQSMATTSRVLDFLYGENI; translated from the exons ATGGCTGCTGTGGCATCTGGACTCCCGAAGGTACAGCAAGAACCGTCCGAGGCTCTCCGGATCGTGGTTGACAACAACGGGGCCGTTAACGTACCCAAAGATGAGCCGAGAGTGTCCTCGTCCGAGTGTGTAGTCTCTATGGAAAAGCAGCTCGAGCAACATCGCCAAGACGACAGGGAGGCCTCATGGGCAAAGCTCTCCATTTACCGGATCCCAGACTATCTCAAGGACGGCAACAAGAAGGCCTATGTCCCCCATATCGTCTCCCTGGGGCCGTACCACCACGGCAAGGACCACCTCCCCAATATGGACCAGCACAAGTGGCGTTGCCTCCGCCGCATCCTCGAGCGCTCCCATCACAAGATAGGCCTCTATATAGACTCCGTGAAGAAGGTTGAGCAGAGAGCTCGCTCCTGCTACGATGGAAAGATATCCATGAGCAGCGGTAGCTTCGTGCAAATGATGGTTTTGGATGGGTGCTTTGTGATCGAGCTATTACAGGGAGTCGCCGAGGGGTTCGAGAAACTAGGCTACCCAAGCAATGACCCCGTCTTCTCAAAGTGGGGATCAATGCTCAAGATCCAGATCCAGCGCGACATGATTTTGCTCGAGAATCAGATCCCGCTCTTCATACTCGCCCGGCTACTCGGTCTCCAGCTGGGCAACCCCGATCAGGAGGGGCGCGTGGGTAGGCTGGTGCTCAAGTTCTTCAACCCTATTGGCAGCGAACGGGTGGAGTTTGATGCATCACCCGGCCAGTGCGGGCTCCATTGCCTCGAAGTGCTCTGGCAGAGCTTCCTGCCCTCGGGCCTGACTCGAGCAAGGACCACGGAGTGGCAGCTATACCAGCACGAGCTCATTCCGTGTCTGACCGAGCTCATGGAAGCCGGGATCAAGTTCAGGTGCGTATTTACGAAAAAATTGGGGGACATCCGGTTCAATATCAAGTACGGGACTCTCGAGATCCCCTACATTAATATCCACCAAGGGACGAGGTCGGTCTTTCTCAACTTGATAGCCTTCGAGCAGTCTCACTTTGATTGCAGGGAGTACATCACCTCGTACGTAATGTTTATGCACAACTTGATCAACTCCTCTGAGGACGTTCGGTACCTTTGCAAGCACGGGATCATCGAACACTGCCTTGGGAGCGATGCCGAGGTCGCTGACCTCTTCAACCTGCTTTGCCAGGAGATGGCCCTCGACAGCAAAGACAGTAATCTCCATAATGTGTCTATCATGGTGAACGATTACCGCAAATGGAAACACTTTTCTTTACGTACATCCTGGAGAGCCAGTATGGCGCAAAAATGGAATGCCTGGAGAGCCATTCTCGAGAACAA GCCCTCTATGCAGTCTATGGCTACTACAAGCCGCGTTCTTGATTTCTTATATGGTGAAAATATTTGA
- the LOC104420414 gene encoding UPF0481 protein At3g47200 isoform X2 — protein sequence MAAVASGLPKVQQEPSEALRIVVDNNGAVNVPKDEPRVSSSECVVSMEKQLEQHRQDDREASWAKLSIYRIPDYLKDGNKKAYVPHIVSLGPYHHGKDHLPNMDQHKWRCLRRILERSHHKIGLYIDSVKKVEQRARSCYDGKISMSSGSFVQMMVLDGCFVIELLQGVAEGFEKLGYPSNDPVFSKWGSMLKIQIQRDMILLENQIPLFILARLLGLQLGNPDQEGRVGRLVLKFFNPIGSERVEFDASPGQCGLHCLEVLWQSFLPSGLTRARTTEWQLYQHELIPCLTELMEAGIKFREYITSYVMFMHNLINSSEDVRYLCKHGIIEHCLGSDAEVADLFNLLCQEMALDSKDSNLHNVSIMVNDYRKWKHFSLRTSWRASMAQKWNAWRAILENKYFDNPWSIISFMAAVILLMLTFLQALYAVYGYYKPRS from the exons ATGGCTGCTGTGGCATCTGGACTCCCGAAGGTACAGCAAGAACCGTCCGAGGCTCTCCGGATCGTGGTTGACAACAACGGGGCCGTTAACGTACCCAAAGATGAGCCGAGAGTGTCCTCGTCCGAGTGTGTAGTCTCTATGGAAAAGCAGCTCGAGCAACATCGCCAAGACGACAGGGAGGCCTCATGGGCAAAGCTCTCCATTTACCGGATCCCAGACTATCTCAAGGACGGCAACAAGAAGGCCTATGTCCCCCATATCGTCTCCCTGGGGCCGTACCACCACGGCAAGGACCACCTCCCCAATATGGACCAGCACAAGTGGCGTTGCCTCCGCCGCATCCTCGAGCGCTCCCATCACAAGATAGGCCTCTATATAGACTCCGTGAAGAAGGTTGAGCAGAGAGCTCGCTCCTGCTACGATGGAAAGATATCCATGAGCAGCGGTAGCTTCGTGCAAATGATGGTTTTGGATGGGTGCTTTGTGATCGAGCTATTACAGGGAGTCGCCGAGGGGTTCGAGAAACTAGGCTACCCAAGCAATGACCCCGTCTTCTCAAAGTGGGGATCAATGCTCAAGATCCAGATCCAGCGCGACATGATTTTGCTCGAGAATCAGATCCCGCTCTTCATACTCGCCCGGCTACTCGGTCTCCAGCTGGGCAACCCCGATCAGGAGGGGCGCGTGGGTAGGCTGGTGCTCAAGTTCTTCAACCCTATTGGCAGCGAACGGGTGGAGTTTGATGCATCACCCGGCCAGTGCGGGCTCCATTGCCTCGAAGTGCTCTGGCAGAGCTTCCTGCCCTCGGGCCTGACTCGAGCAAGGACCACGGAGTGGCAGCTATACCAGCACGAGCTCATTCCGTGTCTGACCGAGCTCATGGAAGCCGGGATCAAGTTCAG GGAGTACATCACCTCGTACGTAATGTTTATGCACAACTTGATCAACTCCTCTGAGGACGTTCGGTACCTTTGCAAGCACGGGATCATCGAACACTGCCTTGGGAGCGATGCCGAGGTCGCTGACCTCTTCAACCTGCTTTGCCAGGAGATGGCCCTCGACAGCAAAGACAGTAATCTCCATAATGTGTCTATCATGGTGAACGATTACCGCAAATGGAAACACTTTTCTTTACGTACATCCTGGAGAGCCAGTATGGCGCAAAAATGGAATGCCTGGAGAGCCATTCTCGAGAACAAGTACTTCGACAATCCCTGGTCAATCATTTCCTTCATGGCTGCTGTCATTTTGCTTATGCTTACTTTCCTACAGGCCCTCTATGCAGTCTATGGCTACTACAAGCCGCGTTCTTGA